A stretch of DNA from Campylobacter sp. MG1:
CTACACATGAATTTGTTGTTCCTAAATCTATACCTATTGCTTTTCCCATAATTTTCTCCTTTTATTTTGATACGCTTACTTTGCAAGCTCTAATTATTCTGTCATTTATCATATAACCCTTTTGAAACATAGCTGCAACACAATTTGGTTCAAGCTCTGCTTCAACATGCATCATAGCTTCGTGATAACTAGGGTCAAATTCATCACCTTCATTAGCTACGATTTCTTTAATTCCGTGTTTTGCTAGGATATTTTTAAATAAACTTAAAGTATTATCAATACCTTGTTTAAGTTGTTTTGAAAACTCATCATCTGCTTCAAAATTACTAGCATTTTCTAATGCGTCTAAAACAGGTATTAAATCCTTAAGCAATCCTTCTTGTGCATATAAAACAGCACTTTGCTTATCTTTTTCTAAGCGTTTTTTATAATTTTCAAAATCTGCATTAGCTCTAAGATAAGCGTCTTTTAATTTTGCAAATTCTTCATTTGCCTTATCAAGCTCTGCTCTTAAAGCAATTTCTTCATTACTTAACTCATTTTGTTCGCATTCACAATTTTCATTGCATTCGCAAACTTCTTCGTTATTTACTACATTTTCTTCTTGCGTGGCTTTTTCGCTCATATCGCCTCCCTTAATTGATTTAAAACATTTTCATAGTCTGTAAAAATACTACCTGCAATTATTAAAGAGCTTTTATTTTGCATATAATTACAATCTAATTTAACTCCCATAAAATCAGGTAAAAATAGCTCATCATAAATCAAGTTATTAGTAAAATAATCAAGTAACTTTAAATTCATAATAGAACTAAATGAAGAAAGTTTTACAATATTTGCAAAAATTTTTTCTCCACATATAAATTTAATTTTATTTTTAAAAGAATTTTCAATATCACTTAAAGTATTTATTAAATTTAATCTATATAAAATCGTCTTAATATCATTTATCTCGTATCCTTTTAACTGATTAAAAAGTATATTTAATTCATCGTTAAAATCAATCAAAACCCTATTTTCTATAAAATCTAAAATAATAAATCTATTTTCAATGTTTAAAATATCATTTAAAAATATTTTTTTGTTATCAACAATAAGGAAAAACAAATCATTCTCGTTAGCAACTCTTAATAAATTTAAAGTTGAGTTTAATTCTAATTTAGAATTTAATTCATAATTAAAAAATTGCTTCCAATAATATTTCATAGCTTTTTGAGTAGGAATTCTTCCACCGCTTGCGTGAAGTTTTGAAATATAACCATCACTATCAAGTTGTTTAAAATAAACTCTTATAGTGCTTGCAGGAACATTCAAACTATCTTGCAATAACATAGAGCCAATTGGATTTTGCTCGCTTAAATAAGCTTTAATCATTTGCTCTAGTATAAAATCAGTTTTTTTACTCATTATCACTCATACCTTAAAATTGATAAACGAATTATATCACTTGAGTTGTTAACTATCAAGTAACTATTTAGTCTAATACACTC
This window harbors:
- a CDS encoding nucleotide exchange factor GrpE; translated protein: MSEKATQEENVVNNEEVCECNENCECEQNELSNEEIALRAELDKANEEFAKLKDAYLRANADFENYKKRLEKDKQSAVLYAQEGLLKDLIPVLDALENASNFEADDEFSKQLKQGIDNTLSLFKNILAKHGIKEIVANEGDEFDPSYHEAMMHVEAELEPNCVAAMFQKGYMINDRIIRACKVSVSK